The genomic DNA CTGGAAATCAAACAACTTGAGCACCGCCGCCGCATGCTGTCTCAGGGGATGTTCCCCCACAACCTGTCCGACGGCGTCCTACAGGTTCAAAAACGGATAAACGAGCTGCAACAGAACATTCTCGCCTGCAAGAGACGAATGAGCGAAGCCGAAACGGATTTTTCCACCGAAGCGATCGCTGTGGAAGCTCTTGAGGAAAACATGAATAACAGGTCTGCCAGAGCCTCCGTGGTTCTCCCCGATACCGCTGTTGTCTGGGAAATAGACGTGCAGGACGGCATGGAAGTCGCCAAAGGGGACCGGCTTCTATCCTATATCGACCGCAGCAGGCTCATGGTCGAGGTCGCGGTGGACGACGCCACTCTGGAGCTGGTCACCCCCGGGCTTCCCGTTCGCGTTCGTTTGTTCGGCAGAAGCGACTTCATTGAAGGAAAAGTCAGCCGGGTCATGGGGTCAGCCGGACTCTGGCACTCCAACCTGTTTGCAGCCACACTCAAAGCCAGATCGTTTCGCGACGGGCGTGTGCTTGTCCAGATAGAGGACGACCGACTCTTCAACGAGGTGGGAAAATTTTGCGGAGTTGGCCGAACAGCTTATGCGGAATTTGAAGGAATCGGACTCTTCGAGCAATACTTCGGAGCATTTCTGCGATGACCGGTTCTGCCCAAAAGCTGACTGCACAACAGCTGGAAAAAGAAAAAGCCGTTTTCTGGGCCATTGTTCTGGACACGACGATTCTGGTCTTCTTCACCATCGCAGGCTCACTCTCCGGCTCAATGACGGCAATCTCCGAAATCATCCGGTTCATGCTGCTGCTGAGCATAGAATACGTGTCCTACGTCGTACTGAAACGCGCACACAGGGACAAGTTCAATGAATTTGAATACGGCACCGGAAAGATAGAAAGGATCACCAACCTCATGGTCGCCTTCGGCCTTCTCCTGAGCAGCCTGTATATTTTTTCAAAAGTCATCTCCATGAGTGACAGTGCGCCGCTTTCCACGAACAGCCTGATGCTGACCATCATTGCCGCCACGGTCAACCTCATGGCAAACTACTATTTTTCCATAGCCTTCATCCGGTCCAATCAGACGGAAAGCTCCGTGATCATTTCCTCGCAGATTGCCGCAAGAATAGCCAAGACAGTCGCATCGGTGGTTGTGCTGGGGATTCTCATGCTCACACTCTGGCTGCCGGACCCCAAATCGGCCCGCATCGTCGACCTCCTCGGGTCCATCTTCCTCATCGGCTACATGGTCGTCATCGCCTACGGCCTGATCAAGGAAAGCCTGCCGGAAATTCTGGACCGCACCGTTCCCGAACCCGAGCACTATCAAATACTCAGAATATTGACTGAACACTTCGACAATTATGATGGATTCACCGGCTACAAGGCCCGCAGATCAGGCAAGGATTTGTTCATACTCCTCAACCTCGGCTTTTTCTCCCAACACACCCTCGCCCAGATAGAAAGCCGCCTCACCCCCCTGCGGCAAGCCCTTGAGGCAGAACTCCCCGGCTCAACTGTCACCATTGAACCGGAGATCATGGACAAGCACTAGATATCGAATCAGAGACAGATTTTTCCGCCCCCTCAGCCCGGTGCGGGAATCAGACGACAGGAATCAGCACCCTGATCGTCTCCGGAAGCCTTTTGGCTTTCATGAAATTGTGAATCCTGAGAAGTGCCGTTTCAGTCACTTCAGTCCCCTCGGCCATGATGTGTACTTCATCGACACTCCAGAGAGCCTCCTCCAGAATCATCCCCTGATGCAGCTCTGAAAGTCCGAGTTCCCGGCGCACGTATCCTTCCTCACCTGCGGTCCCCCGCTCCAGAATATCAACGACCTTTGTGTCATAGACTCCCTCACGCTGCCTCAACGAATCAATGGCATCCTGCTTGTCCAGCCCCTTTTGGATCAAGGTGTCATAATCAAGGCATGCCTTCAGGATTCTGGATTCAATCGCCAGATTGGGAGTGTCTACCAGACTGTCATTCTGATGCAGGATGATCTCGGAAACCCTGTCCATCCTCGGTATCTGGGAAAGCATGCCCGCAGTGACGTATGGATGCATGTCGAATATCTGCTTTTCTTCCGCATCCAGCTCCTGCCCATCGTATACCTTTTTCATAACGGTATCCGTCAGGGTCACACATCCCAACTGACTCAGCATGGCGGCGAGATCGAGGTAGAGCGTCTGCTTCAAATTCAGATGGTGCCCGATATATCCGGCCAATCGGTTCACCCTCTCACTTCGCCCGAAGGCTTCGGGATTCACCAGGCCGAGAATGTCGGTGAGCACTTTGATGCTCCCTCGCAATGTCCCGCGCAGCAATTCGCGTTCGGCAATCACCAGCGAATACTGTTTCATGGCGATTTCCAATGTACGCACCATGACATCCATAGGACTCGGCTTTGTCAAAAAGCGAAAAACAGCCCCCTCGTTCACAGCGGAAATAGCGGAATTGAGATCGGCATGCCCTGTCAGCATGATCCTGACCGTGTCCGGCGAAATCTCCTGCACCTTTGAAAGAAATGAAATGCCATCCATATTCGGCATCTTCAAATCTGACACGACTACCGCGTATGGCCCGGATTCCTTGAACTTCTCCAGCCCTTCCAGCGGCCCCAAAGCCGTCTCCACCTTGAAACGCCTACGCAAAGAGGCTCTATATGTATCAAGAATATTCTGCTCGTCATCCACAAATAAGACTTTGCGATCATTCTTCATGCTCACTCCACTTCTCCTTACACACCCCTTGCCAGGTCTCCAGTCTGTTTCCCAGTCCGATCTCATCCAGATATTTCTCATTTATTTGAGAATAAACATAGTCCGAAAAACGCACACCAAGATCATGCTGTATGGAGTTCGCTACATGCACAACGAGCGAAGTCGTCAACCCTGGCCCGAACAACTCGGGAGAATGGTGTCCGCACACACCTTCAACGACATCCTTCTTGAATCCCCACAAGCCGATCAGGTATGCCCCTACGTCTGCATGCCCCACCCCTAACTCTTCATTTTCACAAAGATTTACAGGTCCACCATTGGCCCTGACACATTCCAGAACAGGCAGATAAACTTCGTCCATATTCGTCACGAATATAAGCTTCCCGACGTCATGAAGTATCCCCGCGAGAAAACAGTCATCAACAAACTGCTTGTCATCCGTTTCCATTGAGGCAATGCACTTTGCAAAGCACCCTGTCTGCAACGAATGTTCCCACAGTTTCGCAACGGAATAGTCAGGGAGCGCCGATATATCTATCTCATTCAGAAAATGCACCCCCAGCACCAATCCCTTCACAGTCTCAGTACCGAGCAACGTCACGGCACGGGCGGGCGAAGAAACGTGTTCATAAAACCCGAAAAAGGAAGAATTAACGACTTTCAACAACGTGGCAGAAATACCGACGTCTCTTTCAATCATTTTGGCAATGAGTTTCAGATTCGGTTCAGCCGCCTGCAACTCTTCACAAATCTGAATAAACAGGTCGGGCACGACAGGCAGAGCATCCAGACGAGCCACCACAGATCGGATTGAATCGTCTGCAAGGATTTTCCTCAAATCAAGCACCTGCTGAATTGTCTTTATTATCTTATCCGAACTGCATGGCTTGCTCAAAAACTGGTGTGCGATCTTGGCAGATTTGAGCAAAGACGGCATATCGGAATACCCTGACAGAATCATGCGAATGGCTCCGGGCTGACGTTTTGCAACTTTGGCCAGAAAATCGGCTCCATCGATACCCGGCATACGCATATCGGCAATCACGACATCGAATGTCTCCTTTTTCAGGAGCTCAAGTCCATCCTGGCCGCTGATGGCAAAGTGGCACTTCCACTCCTTCCGCTTCAAATGCATCATGGTTCGGAAACCATCCAACACGGACTGCTCATCATCCACAAAAAGTATATTTCGCTTCATCTGCCCCCCCCTAGCTATTCCTTAACGGCAAATTGACAATAAACGTCGTCCCCTTGCCGACTTCGGACTCGATGTCGATTGATCCACCATGCCGCTCCACGACAATGTCGTGCACGATCGCCAGCCCCTGCCCTGTTCCCCTGCCGACCTCCTTGGTCGTGAAGAACGGATCGAATATCTTGTCACGAACTTCAGTCGGGATACCGGTTCCGGTGTCGGCAATACTGATGATGAGTTCATTTTCATTGGCCCTTGTCGAGATGGTAATGGTCCCCTTTTCTCCGGAATTTTTCACGACATCACCTATTGCATGAGCTGCGTTGATCAAGACATTGAGCAACACCTGATTTATATCACCCGGCAAGCACATGACCGTTGGCACGGGATCATAGTCCCTCACAATATCGGCAACATACTTCCACTCGTTTTTAGAGACCATAATGGTATTATCAAGCGCCTGATTGATATCAACAGCGCTCATCTCCCCAGTACCGGGGTGAGCAAAATTTTTCATGGCCCGGACGATTGAGGCGACCCGCTCAGTCCCTTCAAGAGCTCGAGTGCAGGCATTGGGTATTTCATCAATCACGAATTCCAGATCAGCATCCTCCGCCAGAGCCTCAATCCGCTGAATCAATTCCTGAAACTCCCCGGCATCCTTGCAACTCTCTATCAATTCAGCTTCGACCTTCAATATCTCGACAATATCGGATGTCGCTTCCTGAACAAATCGGACACTGTCACCGACATATTGAATAGGTGTATTGATTTCATGAGCGATTCCCGAAGCAAGTTCACCGACGGACTCGAGTTTTTGCGCGACGTTAAGCCGACGCTCAAGATTCTTTCTCTCGGTGACATCGAATACGATCACGCCAATATGAGCTTGTCCCTGTATTTCCATTGGAACCAGATACCGGGACACAGGAAAAGTATGCCCGTCGACGTGTTTGGCGATTCCTTCGGTATATGTCTCCACATTGATTGTTTCAGGACACGAAAAAGCTGTCATGGAATCAGGAAAACCAGAAAACAAATCGAGACAGGACTGTTCTGAAAGCTGCCACGGGGCAAGGCCGAACATTTTATGAACCACCGCATTGGAGCGAATAATCTTGTTGTTCTCGGGATCGATAATCAAAAACGCGGCACCGATGCCTTCCAGTAGAGCCGAAACGAGTTGACCGGTCTCACGCGCCTCGACCTCAGCTTCCCGGCGCTCCCTGATTTCAATGGAAAGTTGCACTGTCCGCATCTTCAAGTCGGCAGTTCGCTTTTCCACCTCCTTTTCAAGTTCATCCCGCATGGCCTGCAAACGCTCATGAGGCACGAGAAGTATCTTTTTCCCAATATACCGAACAACGCCCAACACAAGCCCCGTACCCAGCGCAAGGGACGCGATCATGACAAGTACAAGGAATTCAATCCGATCATTGATGGCCTGCTTGCTAACCGCCTGTTGTAAAATGATTCCCGGAAAACCGATGTCTGATTCCAGTGCAATTGTTGGCTCAGCAACTTCCCCCCTCAAAGCAATCACCTTGCCGCCCGCCTGTAGGGCGACACGCACGTCCTCTCTCACCTCAGGAAAAATTTCACCAATCCGAATAGGGAGATACGCTGAGAATACACCTTCGGGTAACCCCTGATACGTTACCGAAACGCTCAGTTTCCAATAACAGCAATCAAGAGCCCCTTCCGGAACAACGACACTCGTAACCACCTCTTCCAGCTCACTATTCATCAACTTTTGAAAACTGTCGGAAGGGCTGGAATCACGGAACGGCCAGTTGGAATATATCAGCTTGCCTTGAAAATCCTGTAGGGTAAACTGTGCTTCACTGTTCAGAAAATCCAGAGACTCTATAAACTCCACAGTGTTAGCCAAATGGTCGTCAGGCTGCATGACACCTGTCACCAAAACCGGCAGTTTCGAATAGTCATGTAAAATGAGCAACCGATCCTCAAGATAGGAAATCAATCGCTGACTGCGGCCACTGAGTTCGCTTTTGACATTAACGACCTGCATTTTCGACATTTCATTCCCGATAAACAGAACGATTACCGCAGTACCTACCAGCACTTGCAGGACAAAAAACGCCAACAGTGAAACACTGAACAACCGCGAAAAAGAAGAACCATCCCTGCGGGCCTGATTATCAGCCCCGGATGTGTTCCGGGAATTATCGGATGAGGATGATGGCATCGTCTTCATTGTACCTTCCAAAGGTATAATCGTTTTCCCCGAGGGCCTCATGGGCATCCATATCCTTGAATGAATACTTTCTAAAAGGATGTTGGTAGTTTTTTATCAAACCCTGCACAGGTGACTTCAGGTCTTCCAAGGCATGTCGAACCATGGCACGGTCCTTGGACATATCCCCTGTCAAACCGCACTGTTTGACGGCCGCGACAAGCAGGCGAGTCAAATCGAACGCATGAATGAACCCTGTCGGCGCTGTAATATCCGACGGCTCTTTCACTTCCGGGAACAATGCGACAGCCTCTTGAAAAACCTTGTTTCCAAGTGCTGATTCTCCCATATCCATGAACGAAAAGCGGGTCTGAATGAACTCCAGATCCAGCTGTTTCCTCATTTCAGCAGTAATGACCTGCGGAAAATCACCGCCGGTAATCCCCCAGTGACTCACGATGGGAAGCCTGTCCGAGGCGGGCAACTCATGCATTGCCTTGCAAATCGTCTTTCCTTCCGGCGCGTTGGCGACCAGAAAGATGACATCCGCACCAGCCTTCCTGATATTTCTCAAAAAGATTTTGGCTCCAGCGAGAGACACTCCCCATTCAAAACGTGTGACAGTTACGGGAGTCAAGTTTCGCATCTTGAGGCTTGCGGTCATGGTTTTCAGATTGGATTTTCCCCAGCCGGTGTTTTCAAGAAGCAACGCGGGCTTTGAAAATCCTCTCTCGTCCACTGCGCGGCGAGTAATGACGGCTCCCGCCTTGGTATCGTCAACAGACAGCCGGAAAATCCAGTTGTCGCCAGCGGCAGGCCGGGTAATCGGCCCTGCCGCGGCCCAAGGATCAAGAGTCAGTATCTTGTTGTCGTTGATGAATTCCTTATGTGCCAGCAAAGGAGGAGAATGCAGACCGGCGAACAAGACAAATGCATCGGGATCGGAAAGAAACTTCTTGAGATTCACCAAGCTTCTCGCCGAGTTGCCTCGGTGATCAAGAACCACGACTTCCACCGGACGGCCAGCCAAACGAAAGCCTTCTTCTGCCAGGGCAGTTCGAATGCCCCGCTCGATTGCAATCCCGGAAGCCTTTGCTCCGGTCATATCTGCATCAAGATATACATGAAGCGGGGCAGGCGGTGACGCAGCGATACTCACAGGAACCAAAAAGCAAGCACTGACGGCAACAAACAGGATCATCATGACAGCCCTCATTACTCACTCCTTGACGCAAAAGTTTTTCTGAACAGTACCACAGAACACAACAACATCTCCAGTCTTTCCAAGCAATTTTGCTAATGAAAACATCGTTTCCGACGGCCACCAAAGAGATTCACCTCAAAATAGCCATACAGGCAACTTGATCGTAAGACATGCAATATTGAACAGACCTCACCACGGCTTCAACAAAGACAAATAGAAGCAGACGACACCACACCAAATGCACTTTGCAGAAACTCCGGATCATGACAAAAGGAGATACTCCGACAACACGACTGAAGACACGGGTGTTGACGATATTCCGCAATAGCGGTTACACAGAACGTCATGTCCTGAATAATTTCGTACTATTGAAAAGGAAACGGTGCATTTATGTCCTCCACCGACACCACGGACATCCTGCTTGAAGCGGGAACCAATGAGTTGGAAATTGTCGAATTCTATCTTGAAGAAGAACCCAAGACAGACGACACGGTCGAACTCAATGAAAAAGACGGCGAAGAAAAAGAAGGACGCAAAAAAAGCCGCAAGGGCTACTATGGTGTCAACGTCGCCAAGGTGCTTGAGATCATCCGCATGCCCGAGATTACCGAAATGCCCGAAGTCTCGCATGAGTCCGTACTCGGAGCCTTCAACCTTCGCTCCCGCATCATCCCCTTGCTCGACCTCTCCAAATGGCTGAAAAAGAAACGAGTGGAAAATGAACCGCCCAAGGCCATCGTGACCGAATTCAATCAGGTCACCTCGGCTTTCATGGTTTCCGGCGTTACCCGCATCCACCGCATCAGTTGGGAAGATGTCGAAGCACCGAACAAATATGTTTCCGCCCTGTCCAGCGATTCCATCACCGGAGTCGTCAAGTTTGATGACCGCATCGTCTTCATCCTTGACCTTGAACGCATCGTTTCCGAACTCAACCCGGACATGCGCCTGAAACTCGACGACAATGCCGAATTCAGCGCGGAAACCGGCTACAAGGCTCTCATCGCCGACGACTCCCCCCTTATCAGGGAAATGATTCGCGACATGCTTGGTCAGGCCGGATTCAGGGTCGAAAAGACCAACAATGGACGAGAATGCTGGGACCGCCTCATGGAGATCAAGGAAACCTCCATGGAAGAAGGCCGCCCCATTACGGATTACGTGCAGGTCATCGTCTCGGACATTGAGATGCCCATGATGGACGGCCATCACCTCACCAAGAAAATCAAGGAAGACCCGATCCTCAAAGATCTGCCAGTCATTCTTTTCTCCTCCCTCATAACCGACAAACTCCGTCACCGCGGTGAAACTGTCGGCGCTGACGATCAGGTGTCCAAACCGGAAATCACCTATCTGGCACAACGGGCCGCAGGGCTTATCGAGGAAAGAAAAGCCGCATCCGGGTAGCTCTCCCCCTTTTTCAAATTGCAAGTGAGGCCACAGAATTATCTGTGGCCTCACTTTTATTATAGGTATATCTCCTTGCCCCGCCATGCAAAGAGAATTACACCCTCCTTCATGAAACAAACAAAATCGATCGGTTATGTCTGTGCGCTCCTTGCGACGCTCATCTGGTCAGGCAACTTCGTTATCGCCCGAGGACTTGGTGACATCGTCCCGCCCATCTCACTGGCGGCGCTGCGCTGGTCCACTGCGACCTTCGTGATCCTTCCTTTTGCCGCTCCGATCATCTGGCGGGAACGCGCTATCCTACGCAAACATCTCCCGCACCTGATCATCTCGGCCCTCATCGGTATTACGGTCTTCAATTCATTCATATACATTGCGGCCCATACTACTGACGCACTCAACATGACGCTTATAGCCACCACGACTCCGGCTTTTGTCGTGGTATTGGCGCGCATATTTCTCGGTGAACCGATCACGCGCAATCGAATGATCGGGCTGGTCTCCGCCGTAATCGGCATCATCACACTCGTCACGCGCGGCGACTATACCGTCCTGCGGGACCTCGCCTTTCGCGTCGGGGACATCTGGATGGTTGCCGCCGGGTTCCTCTGGGCGGTTTATTCCATCCATCTCAAAAAGAAACCGCAGGAAATCAACCAATACGCTTATCTCGGCATAACGTTTTTCATCGGCCTGCTGCCGCTCATTCCCGCGGCCTTGCTGGAACAGGCGTACTATCCGGCCTGGTCACTGACACCGACCGCCATTGGAGCCGTACTGTATATCGGAGTGGGTGCTTCACTCATCTCCTACATGCTATGGACCAAGGCCGTCACGATAGTCGGACCGACCACATCCTCATTCATCTACTACTCGCTGCCCGCTTTCTGCGGTATTGAAGCCTATTTCATCCTCGGAGAGACAGCCACATGGGCACACGCCATCGGGTTCGTATTCATCTTCGGCGGGATACTTGTGGCAACGCACCCGAAGCTCAACAGATAAAGCAGGAGCTCACTCAAATAGTCCAAAAATGAAAAGCCCCTCTGTTTCCAGAGGGGCTTTTCATATTTTCTGTAAATTCTGAATTTACTTAACGGCTTCTTTCAGAACCTTGCCGGGCTTGAACTGAGCAACCTTGCAAGCCGGAATCTTGATCTCGGCACCAGTGCGGGGGTTACGGCCGGTACGGGCTTTCCTTTCGCTGACGCTGAAAGTACCGAAACCGGTGAGGGTCAGCTTATTGCCAGCAGCCAGTTCGTCCTTGATGATATCGAGGATAGCATTCATGGAAGCTTCAGCCTGGGCTTTGGAAGTACCGTTCTTGTCGGCAATCTTGGCAACGAGTTCTGCTTTGGTCATCTGTTTCTCCTTATGTGGTTAATGAAAAATTGTTTCCTATGCGTTGTACGCGAACGTATTTTGCCTTCATACACGGTTGACCAATTGAGGGGAAGCCCTAAAAGCGCCTTCCCGACAAAAAAATCGTATTTTTTCGCAGCCTGCTGCCGTTTAAGGCACGGCGGGGCTAAAAAAACGCCCGTTTTGATGACAAAAATGTCGCAAACAGCAAACCGTTATAAAATGACAGCCCTAAAGGGATAATCCATATTTTTTCAGCAGTGAATAAAAATGTGAACGTGATAATTTTGACGCCTTGAGAATTTTGGGCAAATCCCCATCACACTGCCGGATAAGTTCGCCAAGATAGACCTTCTCAGCCGTCCCTTTGAAATCCCGCAGAGACGGCAAGTCCTCATCGAAAATATCCTCGAAGATTCCCTGTCCAAGTCTGCGAACCCCGATGGAATCAGAAGGGTCACGCCCTTCGGCGACAACTTCGGAACCGGTCATGTTCTTGATCTGCGCCTTGGCTACACTGATACGCAAAGTACGGGGCAGGTGCATTGTGTACAATGTCTTTTCATTGCCAGCCGCCACCAAGGCCCGCTCAAGAATATTAAAAAGCTCACGCACATTTCCAGGCCAGGAATAACTTTCCAGAATCGAAAAGAAATCCGACCCGTACGCTTTCTCTTCCATGCCGTACTGTTTGCACAGACGGTCGATATGAAATTTCGCCAAACTGCGGATATCGGCAGTCCGCTGCGCCAAAGGCGGCAGGTGAATACGCATTGTCTTGATACGAAACAACAGGTCCGAACGGAA from uncultured Pseudodesulfovibrio sp. includes the following:
- a CDS encoding HlyD family efflux transporter periplasmic adaptor subunit translates to MKACLCNRRTTWVVLIVIALLPLPSIINYMQRFIVRNGVVTAFRYEVRAPIDGVIDKLSVIPGTIPGKAPVLRLGNKRKMGQYETLENELASLEADLDYNKKNLAEYLDKITRDLDQSLAILSARLIGEQAAHKESEHRRNRTIQLVTASVATQEDADRVEAEYRKDEAQVKTTQLEIKQLEHRRRMLSQGMFPHNLSDGVLQVQKRINELQQNILACKRRMSEAETDFSTEAIAVEALEENMNNRSARASVVLPDTAVVWEIDVQDGMEVAKGDRLLSYIDRSRLMVEVAVDDATLELVTPGLPVRVRLFGRSDFIEGKVSRVMGSAGLWHSNLFAATLKARSFRDGRVLVQIEDDRLFNEVGKFCGVGRTAYAEFEGIGLFEQYFGAFLR
- a CDS encoding cation transporter, with translation MTGSAQKLTAQQLEKEKAVFWAIVLDTTILVFFTIAGSLSGSMTAISEIIRFMLLLSIEYVSYVVLKRAHRDKFNEFEYGTGKIERITNLMVAFGLLLSSLYIFSKVISMSDSAPLSTNSLMLTIIAATVNLMANYYFSIAFIRSNQTESSVIISSQIAARIAKTVASVVVLGILMLTLWLPDPKSARIVDLLGSIFLIGYMVVIAYGLIKESLPEILDRTVPEPEHYQILRILTEHFDNYDGFTGYKARRSGKDLFILLNLGFFSQHTLAQIESRLTPLRQALEAELPGSTVTIEPEIMDKH
- a CDS encoding HD domain-containing phosphohydrolase, whose product is MKNDRKVLFVDDEQNILDTYRASLRRRFKVETALGPLEGLEKFKESGPYAVVVSDLKMPNMDGISFLSKVQEISPDTVRIMLTGHADLNSAISAVNEGAVFRFLTKPSPMDVMVRTLEIAMKQYSLVIAERELLRGTLRGSIKVLTDILGLVNPEAFGRSERVNRLAGYIGHHLNLKQTLYLDLAAMLSQLGCVTLTDTVMKKVYDGQELDAEEKQIFDMHPYVTAGMLSQIPRMDRVSEIILHQNDSLVDTPNLAIESRILKACLDYDTLIQKGLDKQDAIDSLRQREGVYDTKVVDILERGTAGEEGYVRRELGLSELHQGMILEEALWSVDEVHIMAEGTEVTETALLRIHNFMKAKRLPETIRVLIPVV
- a CDS encoding response regulator, with amino-acid sequence MKRNILFVDDEQSVLDGFRTMMHLKRKEWKCHFAISGQDGLELLKKETFDVVIADMRMPGIDGADFLAKVAKRQPGAIRMILSGYSDMPSLLKSAKIAHQFLSKPCSSDKIIKTIQQVLDLRKILADDSIRSVVARLDALPVVPDLFIQICEELQAAEPNLKLIAKMIERDVGISATLLKVVNSSFFGFYEHVSSPARAVTLLGTETVKGLVLGVHFLNEIDISALPDYSVAKLWEHSLQTGCFAKCIASMETDDKQFVDDCFLAGILHDVGKLIFVTNMDEVYLPVLECVRANGGPVNLCENEELGVGHADVGAYLIGLWGFKKDVVEGVCGHHSPELFGPGLTTSLVVHVANSIQHDLGVRFSDYVYSQINEKYLDEIGLGNRLETWQGVCKEKWSEHEE
- a CDS encoding ATP-binding protein produces the protein MKTMPSSSSDNSRNTSGADNQARRDGSSFSRLFSVSLLAFFVLQVLVGTAVIVLFIGNEMSKMQVVNVKSELSGRSQRLISYLEDRLLILHDYSKLPVLVTGVMQPDDHLANTVEFIESLDFLNSEAQFTLQDFQGKLIYSNWPFRDSSPSDSFQKLMNSELEEVVTSVVVPEGALDCCYWKLSVSVTYQGLPEGVFSAYLPIRIGEIFPEVREDVRVALQAGGKVIALRGEVAEPTIALESDIGFPGIILQQAVSKQAINDRIEFLVLVMIASLALGTGLVLGVVRYIGKKILLVPHERLQAMRDELEKEVEKRTADLKMRTVQLSIEIRERREAEVEARETGQLVSALLEGIGAAFLIIDPENNKIIRSNAVVHKMFGLAPWQLSEQSCLDLFSGFPDSMTAFSCPETINVETYTEGIAKHVDGHTFPVSRYLVPMEIQGQAHIGVIVFDVTERKNLERRLNVAQKLESVGELASGIAHEINTPIQYVGDSVRFVQEATSDIVEILKVEAELIESCKDAGEFQELIQRIEALAEDADLEFVIDEIPNACTRALEGTERVASIVRAMKNFAHPGTGEMSAVDINQALDNTIMVSKNEWKYVADIVRDYDPVPTVMCLPGDINQVLLNVLINAAHAIGDVVKNSGEKGTITISTRANENELIISIADTGTGIPTEVRDKIFDPFFTTKEVGRGTGQGLAIVHDIVVERHGGSIDIESEVGKGTTFIVNLPLRNS
- a CDS encoding ABC transporter substrate-binding protein, with translation MRAVMMILFVAVSACFLVPVSIAASPPAPLHVYLDADMTGAKASGIAIERGIRTALAEEGFRLAGRPVEVVVLDHRGNSARSLVNLKKFLSDPDAFVLFAGLHSPPLLAHKEFINDNKILTLDPWAAAGPITRPAAGDNWIFRLSVDDTKAGAVITRRAVDERGFSKPALLLENTGWGKSNLKTMTASLKMRNLTPVTVTRFEWGVSLAGAKIFLRNIRKAGADVIFLVANAPEGKTICKAMHELPASDRLPIVSHWGITGGDFPQVITAEMRKQLDLEFIQTRFSFMDMGESALGNKVFQEAVALFPEVKEPSDITAPTGFIHAFDLTRLLVAAVKQCGLTGDMSKDRAMVRHALEDLKSPVQGLIKNYQHPFRKYSFKDMDAHEALGENDYTFGRYNEDDAIILIR
- a CDS encoding chemotaxis protein, giving the protein MSSTDTTDILLEAGTNELEIVEFYLEEEPKTDDTVELNEKDGEEKEGRKKSRKGYYGVNVAKVLEIIRMPEITEMPEVSHESVLGAFNLRSRIIPLLDLSKWLKKKRVENEPPKAIVTEFNQVTSAFMVSGVTRIHRISWEDVEAPNKYVSALSSDSITGVVKFDDRIVFILDLERIVSELNPDMRLKLDDNAEFSAETGYKALIADDSPLIREMIRDMLGQAGFRVEKTNNGRECWDRLMEIKETSMEEGRPITDYVQVIVSDIEMPMMDGHHLTKKIKEDPILKDLPVILFSSLITDKLRHRGETVGADDQVSKPEITYLAQRAAGLIEERKAASG
- a CDS encoding DMT family transporter → MKQTKSIGYVCALLATLIWSGNFVIARGLGDIVPPISLAALRWSTATFVILPFAAPIIWRERAILRKHLPHLIISALIGITVFNSFIYIAAHTTDALNMTLIATTTPAFVVVLARIFLGEPITRNRMIGLVSAVIGIITLVTRGDYTVLRDLAFRVGDIWMVAAGFLWAVYSIHLKKKPQEINQYAYLGITFFIGLLPLIPAALLEQAYYPAWSLTPTAIGAVLYIGVGASLISYMLWTKAVTIVGPTTSSFIYYSLPAFCGIEAYFILGETATWAHAIGFVFIFGGILVATHPKLNR
- a CDS encoding HU family DNA-binding protein; the protein is MTKAELVAKIADKNGTSKAQAEASMNAILDIIKDELAAGNKLTLTGFGTFSVSERKARTGRNPRTGAEIKIPACKVAQFKPGKVLKEAVK